The Chloroflexota bacterium DNA segment CCTCCCGCCCCCCCGCCCCGCGGGGCCCCCCCACCCCACCCCTCCCCCGATTTGGGGGGGAGGGGGACAGGGCAGCCACAAGGGTTGCCCCTACTGGTATTTGTCGCCGAGGGCGATCTCCCATCGGAGGTAGTGCACGGCGTCCGCATAGCTGCGCTCCGGCCCAGCCAGCACGACATCATTCGGGATGTCGCCCGGCAACGCCATGACGCCGGTCAGGCCGCGCTCGACGGGGAGGCCGGCCTCGCGCCACGCGGCCATGCCGCCATCGAGGTAGGACACGTTGGTATAGCCGAGCCCGTACAGCGTCAGGCCGGCCAGCGCCGACGCACGCCCGTCGACACAGGCGGCGACGATGCGCGCGTCTTTCTCAATGCCGTGGTCGCCGATGCGCAACTCCAGCCACCCGCGCGCGATCCACCGCGCTCCCGGCACGTGCCCGGCCGCAAACTCCTGGCTGGTGTCGACGAAGATGACGACGGCGTCCTCGGTGGCCGCCAGCTTCTCCGCCGTCACCGCGGGCACAGCAGCCCACGCGCCATCGAGGCCGAAGGGGGCATGCTCCGGCGCGCCCTCTTCCAGCGCGAGTCCCGCACCGGTCCATGCATTGACGCCGCCGCCTACGACGAAGATGTCCTCAATGCCCATCTGGCGGTACCACGACGCCGTGGCCGTCGCGCGGGCTATCCCATCGCAGCAGAAGACGACGGCGCAGCCCTTCACGACGGCGACGTCATCGGTGCGTTGCACGGCCTGCCCGCCGGGGACCCAGCGGAAGCCGGGGATATGCCCGGCCAGGTATTCTTCGCGTGTGCGCACGTCGATGAAGTACACAGCGCGCTCGGTGCGGGCGTTCCGCTGTTCCTGCAGCCCGCGGATGTCGAGGAAGCGCACACCGTCCTCTTCGGCCAGACGCGCCGCGTAGGCCTCGGCGGCGCGCACGCCCTCTTGCGAGGGGTGCGGCATCTCGACGCGGTCCGCGCCGCGTTCGAGCTCGTAGCCGGCGAGTGTCCAGCCGGCGGTGCCGTTGGTCAGCGCGAACACGTTGGGGATACCCATGCGCTGGAGCACGCGCGCGCCGATGATGCTTCGCGTCCGGCCCGCGCAGTTGACGACGACTGCCGTGTCCTCCGACAGCCCATTGGCAATGTCCGTGATCCGCAGCGGCAGCTCGGCGCCGGGGACGCTGCGGCCGCCGGGTATCGCGAATCGCTGGTACTCCTCCGGCGTTCGCGAGTCGAGGATGACGGTGGGCTTGCCCGACTCCAGCCGCTCGTGCAGCTCGTCCGCGCTGATGTTGGCGACGTGGCTCTGGATCTCGATACGCTCGCCGAAATCCTTGCTGGGCACGTTCATGCCCCATTCGGTGCCAAACCCCTGGTTGACCCAGGCGTTGATGCCGCCATCCAGGACCGCAGCGTTTGCGTAGCCCATGCGCTCGACGGTGTCGGCGGCGAGGACGGCGCGGCGGCCGTCGTCGTCGCACAGCACTACCGGCACGCCCGTGTGCGGCACCGAGTCATGGAGCTGGAACTCCAATCGCCGCCTCGGCAGCCAGCGGGCGCCGGGTATGTGCGTGCTGTTGTACTCGCCGGCCTCGCGCACGTCCAGCAACGCGAAGGGCGTGTCGCCCTGCAGGAGGGCGTTCAGGGCTTCCGGGGTGACTCTTCCAGCCATTAGCAGTTGTCCCACCTCGCGGTTGCGAACCGCGTGATCTTGCCCGACTCCGGGTCGTAGCGGCGCCGGCTCCAGCCGCGCAAGTCCACGCCGTAGATGTGGATCTCCGGTGTCGGCTTGCCGGTCTGGTTGTCCATCTGGTGGATCTCGTCAACGTCCGGCACGAGGAGGGTGATCTCGCCGGGCTTGTTCTGCGTGACGCGGTCCTGCTCCAGCAGCGCGTAATCGTCCTGCGAGCGGTCGTCGAGGCGGCGGAAGCGGGTCTCAGTCATGGTGTTCTCTATCACGCCGATCATGCCCCACGCGCAGTGGTCGTGCGGGCCGATGTGGCTGCCCGGCCCCCACACGACGGAGGTGATGGACATGCCGCTGGGCGCCTGGTGCAGGAGGTAGGTGGTCGACTGCTTTTCCGGCGTCCGGTTGCCCATCGGCACGCGGTACTTCTCGGGTACGGCGTCGGGGTTGGCCAGCAGCCGCTGCAGGTGGGACGAGGCCCGCTCGAACAGCGCAGCCTGGTCGGGCTGGCCGTCCACCAGATCGTCCATGTCGTGGATGAAGTCTTCCAGCGTATACGTTACTCTCGCCATCGGTCACCTCGGATGATTGAACTTGTGTCCGGATGGGCAGAGTTTCTTGCCTTGCGGGGGCGGTGTCAACCTGAAGGCTGCGCCTCGGGCTCGGCCGGTCCGGTTGCTTCACTGGGCGCCGGCGCCCGGCGAGCACGCCGTATTGACGGGAAGAGCGCCAGCACCAACGCAACGAAGAAGATGTTCAGCGAGCTCATTGCGATGATGGAAGGCACCGCGCCGAAAGTCTCCGCGGCGATACCCATCGCCATGATGCCGACAGGCCCGAGTCCGACGAGTATGAACCGGATGCTGATGACCCGCGCCCTCACGTAGTCGGGCGTCACGAGTTGCACCATCGTCATGTTGCTTGTCATGAATGACTGCACGCAGAGGCCGAGGCACAGCGCCAGGGCGAGCGCCAGCAGGTAGTAATTGGACAGCGCGAACAGCGTCAGGATGATGCCCACCAGCAATCCGGCGACCATCATGAGCTTTGTCAATTGGGGCATGCCGCGGGCGGTGGCCGCGATGAGGGAGCCCATCAGGGCGCCCACGCCAATCGCGGTCATCAGCACACCGAGGTCGTCCGGCCCGCGATTGAGCACGTCCCGCACGAGCACCGGCATCACGGCCTGGAAGGGCATGACGAAGGTCATGACGATGAGCCCGAGCAACAAGAGGGCTATGATGACCGGCTGTCCCCGAACGTAGCGGATCCCGTTCAGGATGCTCTGGACCATGGACTCGCGCGCGCCGTCTGCGCCGAACCGCTGACGGCCGGCGACGGTGGGAATGTTAAAAAGCGCCATGCCTGCCAGCGCGGGAACGAGCAGCAATGCCGCGACCAGGAAGGTGTGCGCCATCCCGAAGAACTCGATGATGAAGCCCGCCGGCGTCGGCCCCGCCACCTGGCCAAGGCTGAATATCGTGCTGAAAAGGGCCACGGCGCTGGCGACGTCGCTCCGGCGCACCAGGTCCGGCACCACGGAGGTTCTGGCGGGCATGGCAAAGGAGAACGCGACCCCATTGGCGATCGCCAACGCAAAAACATGCCACACCTGAATGAATTCCAGGAACACCAGGGCGGCCATCGCCAGGAGGGTGATGAGGTTGAATACATCCGTGGTGAACAGCAAGAGTTTGCGGCCGCCCCTGTCGGCGAGCGCCCCACTGATAAGGGGGAGTACCAGCATGGGCACGAGCTGCGCCGCCTGGACCGCGGCCACCTGGAACGGCGAGTCGGTCAATTCCAGAACGAGCCAGCCCCGAGCGATCATCACCATGAAGAATGACATAATTGAGAGCAGAGAGATCGACCAGAAGGCGGCATACCGCGGATAGGCAAAGGCGCGCAGGGGTCCCTGGAACAGGCGGCTGCGCCTCAGGCCTCCGGCCTCTTGGTTTTCCTGTGGTCCCACTCTGCTCCTTCTGGTAACACCATGCCCCGGCAAAAGGGTCCCCGTAGCGACGCTGCCATCTCACGGCGCGCGAGGACCGGAGGCACGAACAACCCGCGACGCGCGGACAGCCCGGGCGCTAAGCGTCCAACAGCGACGCGACAGTCGCGGGGGCGTCTTCCAGCGCGACGAGCTGCGCGGCATCGGCGTCGCGGCGTTTGACCTCCGCCACCCCCTCGCGCAGGTTGCGCGGGCTGACGACGACGCGCACCGGGAAGCCGAAGAGGTCGGCGTCGTTGAACTTGACGCCGGCCGATTCGGCCCGGTCGTCGTACAGCGTCTCGAATCCGGCTTCCGTTAGCTTGCGGTAAACATCGTCCGCCGCGGCCGCGACGTTGGCGTCCGCGGCGTTCAGCGCGGCCAGGTACACCTGGAACGGCGACACGCTGACGGGCAGGCGCATGCCTCGCTCGTCGCGGTTGTGCTCGATGGTGGCTGCCAGCAGCCGGCCGATGCCGATGCCGTAGCAGCCCATGATTGCCGGCTGCAGCGAGCCCTCCGGCGACAGGAACGTGGCGTTGAGCGACTCACTGAAGAAGGTGCCCAGCTTGAAGACGTGCCCCACCTCGACGCCTCGCTCCGCGATGAACGCGCCGCCGCAGTGGACGCAGCGGTGCCCGGCCTCGGCCAGCGCGATGTCGCCGACGGCGTCCGGCACGAAGTCTCGGGGAGTGTTCACGTTCTTCATGTGCCAGTCAGGACGGTTGGCGCCCGCCGCGAAGTTCACGCCCACGTAGATGGACTCGTCCGCGACGCTCTTGATGCCGGTCAGGCCGACGGCGGACGCGGAACCGGCGACGAGGCCCGCGGCCTCCACCTCCTCGTCAGAGGCGTGGTGCAGCTCGTTCGCGCCGAGAAGCCGCTTCAGCTTGACCTCGTTGACCTCCAGGTCGCCGCGAACGGTCACGAAGACCATCTCGCCGTCCACGACGTAGAAGACGGCCTTGAGGGTCTGTTCCGGCGTGATGCCGAGAAAGTCCACCAGGTCCGCGATAGTCATGAGGCCGGGCGTGTGCACGTCCTCGACGGGGAGAAGGTCGCCGGAGGGGGCAGGGGGACGCTGGAAGGCGGCGCGCTCGGCGTTCGCGGCGTAGCCGCAGTCCGGGCACTGGATGAACGTGTCCTCGCCGATCTCTGTCGGCATGATGAACTCGTGCGAGTCCTTGCCGCCGATGGCCCCGCTGTCGGCCTCGATCATCACGGCCGGGATACCGCAGCGGCTGAAGATATTGCGGTACGCCTGCACCATGCGCTGGTAGGTCTCGTCGAGCGACTCCGCATCTGCGTCGAAGCTGTACGCGTCCTTCATGTCGAACTCGCGCACGCGCACGAGGCCGCCGCGCGGTCGGGGCTCGTCCCGAAACTTGGTCTGGATCTGGTAGACCAACTGCGGCAGGTCGCGGTAGCTCTGCAGGTGCTGCTTCACCAGCAGTGTGACCGCCTCCTCGTGCGTCGGCGCGATGACGAGCTCCCGCTCGCGCCGGTCCTTCAGGCGCATGAGGTCCGGGCCAAAGGCGGCGTCCCTGCCGGTCTGTTGCCATAACTCTCGGGGTTGCAGCGTCGGCAGTTTGACCTCCTGCCCCCCGGCGGCGTTCATCTCGTCGCGCACGATAGCCTCGACCTTGGCGAGGCTCCGCAGCGCCAGCGGCGCGTAGGAGTACACGCCGGCCGCGACCTGCTGGATCATGCCGGTGCGGAGCATCAGGCGGTGGTTGGCGGTCTCGGCCTCTGCAGGGTCGTCGCGCAGGGTCTTCGCGAGGAACCGGGATAGGCGCATGGGCGCTCCTTGACACGCGTGAGATTCGGGGCCCTGTCTAGGATACCAAGGCAAGGGAGCTTCCACTAGGCCCTGTAGCTGAGCCAGCTACGAAAACCGCGCTTGTGAGACGACACTGTGACGTCACTGTACACGTATGCTACACTATGCCCGCAGATTCAGGCGGGCATGCTCCAATTGGGAAGGGGGGAAGGTCAATGGCCACCTTGCGGCGGGCCGATCTTGCAGGGCGGCTCTCCTCAAAAATGAGGGGAACCAAGGCGGCGGCGGACGTCGCCCTTGCGGCAGTGGTTGAGGTGTTGGAAGAGGCTCTCGCGAACGGCCACAAAGTGGTCCTGACCGGCTTCGGGACCTTCCAGGTCAAGCGGGCCAAGGCCCGCATCGTGCGTCCCATCCGTGGCGGCGACGCCGTCGAGGTGCCGCCGCACGACCGTGTCGGATTCGTGCCGGGCGCCAGCCTGCGGGCGGCCATCGGCCCGAAGAAGTAGCGAGGCCGCCGCCCCGGAGGGCCAACGGCCTCGTCAACGCCTGAGGTTCTTCAAGCAGGCTAGCCGGCTACCCCGGACTCTTCCCGCTCCGCCATGACCTGGTGGATCTCCTTCATCAGTTCTTCCAGCATGTCGGCCTCCGCCACCACCTTGGTCTTCACCCCTTTGCGGAATATGATGGCCCGCCCGTTGCCGCCCGCGATGCCGATGTCGGCGTCCTTGGACTCGCCGGGCCCGTTTACCTCGCAGCCCATGACGGCCACTTTGATGTTGGTGTCGAGGCTCTTGACCAGCGCGTCCACTTCGTTCGCCAGCTTGACCACGTCCACGTCGGCGCGCCCGCACGACGGGCAGGCGACCAGCGTCACGCCCTTCTCGCGC contains these protein-coding regions:
- a CDS encoding rhodanese-like domain-containing protein, with product MAGRVTPEALNALLQGDTPFALLDVREAGEYNSTHIPGARWLPRRRLEFQLHDSVPHTGVPVVLCDDDGRRAVLAADTVERMGYANAAVLDGGINAWVNQGFGTEWGMNVPSKDFGERIEIQSHVANISADELHERLESGKPTVILDSRTPEEYQRFAIPGGRSVPGAELPLRITDIANGLSEDTAVVVNCAGRTRSIIGARVLQRMGIPNVFALTNGTAGWTLAGYELERGADRVEMPHPSQEGVRAAEAYAARLAEEDGVRFLDIRGLQEQRNARTERAVYFIDVRTREEYLAGHIPGFRWVPGGQAVQRTDDVAVVKGCAVVFCCDGIARATATASWYRQMGIEDIFVVGGGVNAWTGAGLALEEGAPEHAPFGLDGAWAAVPAVTAEKLAATEDAVVIFVDTSQEFAAGHVPGARWIARGWLELRIGDHGIEKDARIVAACVDGRASALAGLTLYGLGYTNVSYLDGGMAAWREAGLPVERGLTGVMALPGDIPNDVVLAGPERSYADAVHYLRWEIALGDKYQ
- a CDS encoding cysteine dioxygenase family protein, whose translation is MARVTYTLEDFIHDMDDLVDGQPDQAALFERASSHLQRLLANPDAVPEKYRVPMGNRTPEKQSTTYLLHQAPSGMSITSVVWGPGSHIGPHDHCAWGMIGVIENTMTETRFRRLDDRSQDDYALLEQDRVTQNKPGEITLLVPDVDEIHQMDNQTGKPTPEIHIYGVDLRGWSRRRYDPESGKITRFATARWDNC
- a CDS encoding MFS transporter; the encoded protein is MGPQENQEAGGLRRSRLFQGPLRAFAYPRYAAFWSISLLSIMSFFMVMIARGWLVLELTDSPFQVAAVQAAQLVPMLVLPLISGALADRGGRKLLLFTTDVFNLITLLAMAALVFLEFIQVWHVFALAIANGVAFSFAMPARTSVVPDLVRRSDVASAVALFSTIFSLGQVAGPTPAGFIIEFFGMAHTFLVAALLLVPALAGMALFNIPTVAGRQRFGADGARESMVQSILNGIRYVRGQPVIIALLLLGLIVMTFVMPFQAVMPVLVRDVLNRGPDDLGVLMTAIGVGALMGSLIAATARGMPQLTKLMMVAGLLVGIILTLFALSNYYLLALALALCLGLCVQSFMTSNMTMVQLVTPDYVRARVISIRFILVGLGPVGIMAMGIAAETFGAVPSIIAMSSLNIFFVALVLALFPSIRRARRAPAPSEATGPAEPEAQPSG
- a CDS encoding proline--tRNA ligase — protein: MRLSRFLAKTLRDDPAEAETANHRLMLRTGMIQQVAAGVYSYAPLALRSLAKVEAIVRDEMNAAGGQEVKLPTLQPRELWQQTGRDAAFGPDLMRLKDRRERELVIAPTHEEAVTLLVKQHLQSYRDLPQLVYQIQTKFRDEPRPRGGLVRVREFDMKDAYSFDADAESLDETYQRMVQAYRNIFSRCGIPAVMIEADSGAIGGKDSHEFIMPTEIGEDTFIQCPDCGYAANAERAAFQRPPAPSGDLLPVEDVHTPGLMTIADLVDFLGITPEQTLKAVFYVVDGEMVFVTVRGDLEVNEVKLKRLLGANELHHASDEEVEAAGLVAGSASAVGLTGIKSVADESIYVGVNFAAGANRPDWHMKNVNTPRDFVPDAVGDIALAEAGHRCVHCGGAFIAERGVEVGHVFKLGTFFSESLNATFLSPEGSLQPAIMGCYGIGIGRLLAATIEHNRDERGMRLPVSVSPFQVYLAALNAADANVAAAADDVYRKLTEAGFETLYDDRAESAGVKFNDADLFGFPVRVVVSPRNLREGVAEVKRRDADAAQLVALEDAPATVASLLDA
- a CDS encoding HU family DNA-binding protein, with the translated sequence MATLRRADLAGRLSSKMRGTKAAADVALAAVVEVLEEALANGHKVVLTGFGTFQVKRAKARIVRPIRGGDAVEVPPHDRVGFVPGASLRAAIGPKK